A region of the Planctomycetota bacterium genome:
GAAAAAACGCATGGCGCGCAGGACGGGCGTTTCACGGAGAGATTTTCTGAAAGGGGCTGCGGCGGTCGTCGCGGCGCCGTACGTTCTGACGTCCAGCGCCCTCGGGGCGGCCGGCCGGCCGCCGGCGAGCGAGCGGATCGGCGTCGGCTGCATCGGCGTCGGCGACATGGGCGGCGGGCATGTGGGCGTCGCCGGCCGAACGCGCGACGTTCAACTCATCGCCGTCTGCGACGTGCGCAAGGACCGCTGCGACCAGTTGGCCAAGCAGCACCGCTGCGCTGCGTACAACGATTTCCGCGACCTTCTGGCCCGCGACGACATTGACGCCGTTATGGTCGCCACCCCCGACCACTGGCACGCCCTCATCACGGTCGAGGCAGCCAAGGCCGGCAAGGACATCTTCTCCCAGAAGCCGTTCGCCTACTCCGTGGCCGAGGGCCGCGCCATGGTCGAGGCCGTCCGGCGCTACAACCGCGTCTTCCAGCACGGGACCCAGCAACGTTCGGACCGCCGGTACCGGCACGCCTGTGAACTGGTGCTGAACGGACGGCTCGGCAAGGTGCACACCCTGCGCGTCGGCGACCCGGTGGGGCTGAGCGGCGGCTCCACCCAGCCGGCGCCCGTCCCGGAGGGCTTCGATTACGACCAGTGGCTCGGCTCGGCGCCCTGGGCGCCCTTTACGAAGGACCGCTGCTTCGGCGGCATCGGCGGCGCCGGAGGCCAGTGCTGGTACCATATCCAGGACTATTGCGCCGGCTGGATCACCGCCTGGGGGTCCCACGATGTGGACATCGCCCAGTGGGGTAACGGGACCGACCACACCGGTCCCGTGGAGATCGAGGGCCGCGGCGAGTTCGCGCGCGACGGGCTCTACGACACGGCCCAGACTTGGCACGTCGAGTGCCGGTACGCCAACGGGGTGCGTCTCATCTACACCACCGCCAACGAACAGCCGCACGGGAACCGCTTCGAGGGGACTGAAGGGTGGGTCTTCGTCAACCGGGGGAAGATCGAGGCGGACCCGCCGTCGCTGCTGAAGGAGAAG
Encoded here:
- a CDS encoding Gfo/Idh/MocA family oxidoreductase, whose product is MARRTGVSRRDFLKGAAAVVAAPYVLTSSALGAAGRPPASERIGVGCIGVGDMGGGHVGVAGRTRDVQLIAVCDVRKDRCDQLAKQHRCAAYNDFRDLLARDDIDAVMVATPDHWHALITVEAAKAGKDIFSQKPFAYSVAEGRAMVEAVRRYNRVFQHGTQQRSDRRYRHACELVLNGRLGKVHTLRVGDPVGLSGGSTQPAPVPEGFDYDQWLGSAPWAPFTKDRCFGGIGGAGGQCWYHIQDYCAGWITAWGSHDVDIAQWGNGTDHTGPVEIEGRGEFARDGLYDTAQTWHVECRYANGVRLIYTTANEQPHGNRFEGTEGWVFVNRGKIEADPPSLLKEKFGPDEIRLYESNDHFGNFFECVRTRRETVAPPEAGHRSTTICHLAHLAVKLGRPLKWDPEKEKILGDDEAARWLDRPKREPWRI